A DNA window from Bos javanicus breed banteng chromosome 10, ARS-OSU_banteng_1.0, whole genome shotgun sequence contains the following coding sequences:
- the LOC133255220 gene encoding olfactory receptor 4F3/4F16/4F29-like, with protein MKLMDGGNRSVVSEILLQGLTSSWEVQILLFLLFTLFYIASMLGNLLIVLTIFSDHHLHSPMYFLLANLSFIDTGVSSIATPKMISDLFRRHKVISFRGCITQMFFIHTVGGAEMVLLTVMAYDRYVAICKPLHYPTIMSLRMCTSLLAVAWTSGLIHSVAQLAFVVNLPFCGPSEMDSFYCDFPRFIKLACTDTYRLEFLVTANSGFISMGTFFILIVSYIFILVTVRKHSSGGSSKALSTLSAHITVVVFFFGPCIIVYVWPFPTLPIDKFLAIFDALITPFMNPIIYTLRNKEMKMAMRRLFGKVLSFKKSFFMHNSRNSD; from the coding sequence ATGAAGTTGATGGATGGAGGaaatcgctcagtggtgtctgaaaTTTTGCTGCAGGGACTCACCAGTTCTTGGGAGGTCcagattcttctttttctattgttcacattattttatatagCGAGTATGTTGGGAAACCTTCTCATTGTACTCACAATTTTCTCAGACCACCATTTACATTCCCCCATGTACTTTTTGTTGGCAAATCTCTCCTTCATTGACACAGGTGTTTCCAGCATTGCAACCCCAAAGATGATTTCTGACCTTTTCAGAAGACACAAAGTCATCTCCTTCAGAGGCTGCATCACTCAGATGTTCTTTATTCACACTGTTGGGGGTGCAGAGATGGTGCTGCTCACAGTCATGGCCTATGACCGGTACGTTGCCATCTGTAAGCCGCTCCACTACCCGACCATCATGAGCCTAAGAATGTGCACTTCTCTTCTGGCTGTTGCTTGGACCAGTGGACTCATCCactctgtggcccagctggctttTGTTGTCAACTTACCCTTTTGTGGCCCCAGTGAAATGGATAGCTTTTACTGTGATTTTCCTCGGTTCATCAAGCTTGCATGTACAGACACGTATAGATTGGAGTTTCTGGTCACTGCCAACAGTGGTTTCATCTCCATGGGCACCTTCTTTATCCTGATTGTGTCTTACATCTTCATCCTGGTCACGGTTCGCAAACACTCTTCAGGTGGTTCATCCAAGGCCCTTTCTACCCTCTCAGCTCACATCACTGTGGTAGTTTTTTTCTTTGGCCCTTGCATTATTGTCTATGTGTGGCCATTCCCTACCTTACCCATAGATAAATTTTTAGCCATCTTTGATGCTCTTATTACTCCTTTTATGAATCCTATTATCTATACGCTTAGAAATAAGGAGATGAAGATGGCAATGAGGAGACTGTTTGGTAAGGTTTTAAGTTTTAAGAAGAGTTTTTTCATGCACAATTCAAGAAATTCAGATTGA